A genomic stretch from Penaeus vannamei isolate JL-2024 chromosome 6, ASM4276789v1, whole genome shotgun sequence includes:
- the LOC113815370 gene encoding uncharacterized PE-PGRS family protein PE_PGRS54 isoform X26 — MEGSSRVLLSLLVAGLAVLPHLVNARSPTPNIHICHSLTCPEQDAFYAHPTFCTDYVHCVAGVPYVKKCPSNLNFNAVKGACDHPRDAHCTPFKTSCELTSPFVPGGVTDDLVTCDCEGPCIKPHPYRCDAFYHCDAAGVEHLTKCPGDLMFNAMVEQCDLPENTKCEPAPSCSCDNCRYPSSEKCSAYWLCEGGQAVQHFCSNGLLFNRDTSQCDLAINVDCSEGAWEEGAFLETACVDRRLDCPKFVKDGGCQCSGSNCDWQSFVLRNCPKSCGSCKVNKMISKRTFALEEKGLKRKHHSSKESGSKESGSKESGSKESGSKESGSKESGSKESGSKESGSKESGSKESGSKESGSKESGSKESGSKESGSKESGSKESGSKESGSKESGSKESGSKESGSKESGSKESGSNESHKPGHSHECGGNGGSGSGGGGGDGGSGGGGGDGGSGGGGGDGGSGGDGGSGGGGGSGGDGGNGGEGGNGGNNGNGGSGGGSGGGGEGGNGVGGGSGSGGGDGGNGGSGGSGGGSGGGGEGGNGGGGGSGSGGGDGGNNGNGGSGGGSGGGGEGGNGGGGGSGSGGGDGGNNGNGGSGGGSGGGGEGGNGGGGGSGSGGGDGGNGGSGGSGGGSGGGGEGGNGGGGGSGSGGGDGGNNGNGGSGGGSGGGGEGGNGGGGGSGSGGGDGGNNGNGGSGGGSGGGGEGGNGGGGGSGSGGGDGGNNGNGGSGGGSGGGGEGGNGGGGGSGSGGGDGGNNGNGGSGGGSGGGGEGGNGGGGGSGSGGGDGGNGGSGGSGGGSGGGGDEDCQDNEVDCVYWAANNDCICKPTDGDCSWQYYVSATCPKSCGTCGNGGGGGDGGNGGGGGDGGNGGGGGDGGDGGNGGSIDGCVIDCSLGKYLPHPTDCRKFIQCAPYGPEEMPCAPGTVWNQQKLTCDHEWASPCVTGSYLTPEGLPCGGGSGGDGGNGGGGGDGGNGGGGGDGGNGGGGGDGGNGGGGGDGGDGGNGGSIDGCVIDCSLGKYLPHPTDCRKFIQCAPYGPEEMPCAPGTVWNQQKLTCDHEWASLCVTGSYLTPEGLPCGGGSGGDGGNGGGGGDGGNGGGGGDGGNGGGGGDGGNGGGGGDGGNGGGGGDGGNGGGGGDGGNGGGGGDGGDGGNGGSISGCVIDCSLGKYLPHPTDCRKFIQCAPYGPEEMPCAPGTVWNQQKLTCDHEWASPCVTGSYLTPEGLPCGGGSGGDGGNVGGGGDGGNGGGGGDGGNGGGGGDGGNGGGGEDGGNGGGGGDGGNGGGGGDGGNGGGGGDGGNGGGGGDGGNEGGGGDGGNGGGGGDGGDGGNGGSIDGCVIDCSLGKYLPHPSDCRKFIQCAPYGPEEMPCAPGTVWNQQKLTCDHEWASPCVTGSYLTPEGLPCGGGSGGDGGNGGGGGDGGNGGGGGDGGNGGGGGDGGNGGGGGDGGNGGGGGDGGNGGGGGDGGDGGNGGSIDGCVIDCSLGKYLPHPTDCRKFIQCAPYGPEEMPCAPGTVWNQQKLTCDHEWASPCVTGSYLTPEGLPCGGGSGGDGGNGGGGGDGGNGGGGGDGGNGGGGGDGGNGGGGGDGGNGGGGGDGGNGGGGGDGGNGGGSGGGDGGNGGGGGDGGNGGGGGDGGNGGGGGDGGNGGGGGDGGNGGGGGDGGNGGGGGDGGNGGGGGDGGNGGGGGDGGNGGGDGGEDCPLSCPEKEGLFPHPRDCKKWIHCSHNIPFVKKCPFHLHFNPVQRVCDWPFRAQCIAAPDADCQIPEPVLPTEPPNVKPDICDCECCLRPHPEDCTAYYYCEPNASAEFHTCSEGLVFNPQLSQCVLQVDYPQCQPEKPPTCDPTCECLYPAHSCSEYYKCNGDGIPVKYECTGGLYFNDQKHTCDLPENVSCEERRKRSEIDPVTEQHYILPEECKDLQGMYAIRDRPSSYYLCSHGVAFEMRCPDGGVFSSKAKKCILRK; from the exons GATCCCCGACTCCGAACATACATATCTGTCACAGCCTGACCTGCCCTGAACAGGACGCCTTCTACGCGCACCCGACCTTCTGCACAGACTACGTCCACTGCGTCGCCGGCGTCCCATATGTCAAG AAATGCCCTTCAAACCTGAACTTCAACGCTGTGAAGGGGGCGTGCGACCACCCGAGGGACGCCCACTGCACGCCCTTCAAGACGTCCTGCGAGCTGACGAGCCCTTTCGTCCCAGGAGGCGTGACAGACGACCTCGTGACGTGTGACTGCGAAGGCCCCTGCATCAAGCCGCACCCGTACCGCTGCGATGCCTTCTACCACTGCGACGCT GCGGGCGTGGAGCACCTTACGAAGTGTCCCGGAGACTTGATGTTCAACGCGATGGTTGAACAATGTGATCTGCCGGAGAACACCAAATGTGAACCGGCGCCCTCCTGTTCCTGTGACAACTGCCGGTACCCTTCGTCCGAAAAGTGCTCTGCTTACTGGCTGT GTGAGGGTGGCCAAGCAGTTCAGCATTTCTGCAGTAACGGCCTTCTCTTCAACCGTGACACGTCACAGTGCGATCTGGCCATCAATGTAGACTGTAGCGAAGGGGCCTGGGAAGAAGGTGCTTTCCTGGAGACGGCCTGCGTTGACCGACGTTTGGACTGTCCAAAGTTTGTGAAGGATGGAGGGTGTCAGTGCAGTGGAAGTAACTGCGACTGGCAGTCGTTTGTTCTTAGGAACTGTCCAAAATCCTGTGGCAGCTGCAAAGTAAACAAAATGATTAGCAAGAGGACATTTGCCTTAGAAGAAAAAGGACTTAAAAGAAAGCATCATAgtagcaaagagtctggaagcaaggagtctggaagcaaagagtctggaagcaaggaatccggaagcaaagagtctggaagcaaagagtctggaagcaaagagtctggaagcaaggaatccggaagcaaagagtctggaagcaaagagtctggaagcaaggaatccggaagcaaagagtctggaagcaaagagtctggaagcaaggaatccggaagcaaagagtctggaagcaaggagtccggaagcaaagagtctggaagcaaggagtccggaagcaaagagtctggaagcaagGAGTCCGGAAGCAAGGAGTCCGggagcaaagagtctggaagtaATGAAAGCCACAAACCAGGCCATAGTCATGaatgtggtggtaatggtggatcTGGAagcggaggaggcggtggagacggtggaagcggaggaggcggtggagacggtggaagcggaggaggcggtggagacgGTGGAAGCGGTGGAGACGGTGGAAGCGGAGGAGGCGGTGGAAGCGGAGGAGACGGTGGAAacggaggagaaggtggaaacgGTGGAAACAACGGcaatggaggaagtggaggtggatcaggaggcggaggagaaggaggcaacgGTGTAGGTGGaggcagcggaagtggaggaggagacggtggGAATGGCggcagtggaggaagtggaggtggatcaggaggcggaggagaaggaggcaacggtggaggcggaggcagcggaagtggaggaggagacggtggAAACAACGGcaatggaggaagtggaggtggatcaggaggcggaggagaaggaggcaacggtggaggtggaggcagcggaagtggagggggagacggTGGAAACAACGGCAATGGAGGAAGTGGCGGTGGatcaggaggcggaggagaaggaggcaacggtggaggcggaggcagcggaagtggaggaggagacggtggAAATGGCggcagtggaggaagtggaggtggatcaggaggcggaggagaaggaggcaacggtggaggcggaggcagcggaagtggaggaggagacggtggAAACAACGGcaatggaggaagtggaggtggatcaggaggcggaggagaaggaggcaacggtggaggcggaggcagcggaagtggaggaggagacggtggAAACAACGGcaatggaggaagtggaggtggatcaggaggcggaggagaaggaggcaacggtggaggtggaggcagcggaagtggaggaggagacggtggAAACAACGGcaatggaggaagtggaggtggatcaggaggcggaggagaaggaggcaacggtggaggcggaggcagcggaagtggaggaggagacggcGGAAACAACGGcaatggaggaagtggaggtggatcaggaggcggaggagaaggaggcaacggtggaggcggaggcagcggaagtggaggaggagacggtggAAATGGCggcagtggaggaagtggaggtggatcaggaggcggaggagatgaAGACTGTCAAGATAACGAAGTGGACTGCGTGTACTGGGCAGCAAACAATGATTGCATATGCAAGCCCACAGATGGAGACTGCTCATGGCAATACTACGTGTCTGCAACATGTCCAAAGAGCTGTGGTACTTGTGGAaacggaggtggcggtggagacggcggaaacggaggtggcggtggagacggcggaaacggaggtggcggtggagacgGTGGTGATGGAGGAAATGGTGGAAGCATTGACGGTTGCGTCATTGACTGCTCCCTCGGAAAGTATCTGCCACATCCAACTGACTGCCGCAAGTTCATCCAGTGTGCCCCGTATGGTCCCGAAGAGATGCCTTGTGCTCCTGGAACGGTCTGGAACCAACAGAAACTCACCTGTGATCACGAATGGGCTTCTCCTTGTGTGACAGGCAGCTACTTGACTCCAGAAGGTCTACCatgtggaggaggtagtggtggagacggcggaaacggag gtggcggtggagacggcggaaacggag gtggcggtggagacggcggaaatggaggtggcggtggagacggcggaaacggaggtggcggtggagacgGTGGTGATGGAGGAAATGGTGGAAGCATTGACGGTTGCGTCATTGACTGCTCCCTCGGAAAGTATCTGCCACATCCAACTGACTGCCGCAAGTTCATCCAGTGTGCCCCGTATGGTCCCGAAGAGATGCCTTGTGCTCCTGGAACGGTCTGGAACCAACAGAAACTCACCTGTGATCACGAATGGGCTTCTCTTTGTGTGACAGGCAGCTACTTGACTCCAGAAGGTCTACCatgtggaggaggtagtggtggagacggcggaaacggaggtggaggcggagacgGCGGAAACGGAG gtggcggcggagacggcggaaacggaggtggcggtggagacggcggaaacggag gtggcggtggagacggcggaaacggaggtggcggtggagacggcggaaacggaggtggaggcggagacggcggaaacggag gtggcggtggagacgGTGGTGATGGAGGAAATGGTGGAAGCATCAGCGGTTGCGTCATTGACTGCTCCCTCGGAAAGTATCTGCCACATCCAACTGACTGCCGCAAGTTCATCCAGTGTGCCCCGTATGGTCCCGAAGAGATGCCTTGTGCGCCTGGAACGGTCTGGAACCAACAGAAACTCACCTGTGATCACGAATGGGCTTCTCCTTGTGTGACAGGCAGCTACTTGACTCCAGAAGGTCTACCATGTGGAGGAGGTAGTGGCGGAGACGGCGGAAATGTAGGTGGAGGCGGAGACGGCGGAAACGGAGGTGGCGGCGGAGACGGCGGAAacggaggtggcggaggagacggcggaaacggaggtggaggcgaagacggcggaaacggaggtggcggtggagacggcggaaacggag gtggcggtggagacggcggaaatggaggtggcggtggagacggcggaaacggaggtggcggtggagacgGCGGAAATGAAGGTGGCGGTGGAGACGGCGGAaacggaggtggcggtggagacgGTGGTGATGGAGGAAATGGTGGAAGCATCGACGGTTGCGTCATTGACTGCTCCCTCGGAAAGTATCTGCCACATCCATCTGACTGCCGCAAGTTCATCCAGTGTGCCCCGTATGGTCCCGAAGAGATGCCTTGTGCTCCTGGAACGGTCTGGAACCAACAGAAACTCACCTGTGATCACGAATGGGCTTCTCCTTGTGTGACAGGCAGCTACTTGACTCCAGAAGGTCTACCatgtggaggaggtagtggtggagatggcggaaatggaggtggaggcggagacggcggaaacggaggtggcggcggagacggcggaaacggaggtggcggtggagacggcggaaacggag gtggcggtggagacggcggaaacggaggtggcggtggagacggcggaaacggaggtggcggtggagacgGTGGTGATGGAGGAAATGGTGGAAGCATTGACGGTTGCGTCATTGACTGCTCCCTTGGAAAGTATCTGCCACATCCAACTGACTGCCGCAAGTTCATCCAGTGTGCCCCGTATGGTCCCGAAGAGATGCCTTGTGCTCCTGGAACGGTCTGGAACCAACAGAAACTCACCTGTGATCACGAATGGGCTTCTCCTTGTGTGACAGGCAGCTACTTGACTCCAGAAGGTCTACCatgtggaggaggtagtggtggagacggcggaaacggaggtggaggcggagacggcggaaacggaggtggcggtggagacggcggaaacggaggtggcggtggagacggcggaaacggaggtggcggtggagacggcggaaacggaggtggcggaggagacggcggaaacggaggtggtggtggagacggcggaaacggaggtggaAGTGGCGGTGGAGATggcggaaacggaggtggaggtggagacggcggaaacggaggtggcggtggagacggtggaaacggaggtggcggtggagacggcggaaacggaggtggcggtggagacggcggaaacggaggtggcggtggagacggcggaaacggaggtggcggtggagacggcggaaacggaggtggcggtggagatggcggaaatggaggtggaggtggagacggcggaaacggaggtggtgatggaggtgaagaTTGTCCATTGTCGTGTCCAGAAAAAGAAGGTCTTTTCCCTCATCCCCGGGATTGTAAGAAATGGATTCATTGTTCCCACAACATACCTTTTGTCAAGAAGTGTCCCTTCCATCTTCATTTCAATCCCGTCCAACGAGTATGTGACTGGCCATTTAGAGCCCAGTGTATTGCTGCTCCTGATGCTGACTGTCAGATTCCAGAACCTGTGCTTCCCACAGAGCCCCCTAATGTAAAACCTGACATTTGTGACTGTGAATGCTGCCTCAGACCTCATCCAGAGGATTGCACAGCCTACTATTACTGTGAG CCAAACGCAAGCGCCGAATTCCACACCTGTTCCGAAGGGCTCGTGTTCAACCCGCAGTTAAGTCAGTGTGTTCTTCAAGTAGATTATCCGCAGTGTCAGCCTGAGAAACCTCCAACATGCGACCCTACATGTGAATGTCTGTACCCTGCTCACAGCTGCTCAGAATACTACAAAT GTAATGGCGATGGCATTCCTGTTAAATATGAGTGTACAGGAGGGCTTTACTTCAACGACCAGAAACACACGTGTGACCTCCCTGAAAATGTTTCCTGTGAGGAGCGACGTAAAAGAAGTGAAATAGACCCTGTAACGGAACAACACTACATCTTAC cggAGGAGTGTAAGGATCTGCAAGGAATGTATGCCATTAGAGACAGACCAAGTTCGTATTACCTTTGCAGTCACGGCGTAGCCTTTGAAATGCGGTGTCCAGATGGCGGCGTTTTCTCAAGCAAAGCCAAGAAATGCATCTTAAGGAAGTAA